A window of Parasynechococcus marenigrum WH 8102 contains these coding sequences:
- the psbV gene encoding photosystem II cytochrome c-550: protein MASLFSTLQRSLKGLLILVPVLIGLVLASPAEAVRWDAETLTVPGNPEGTQVTFSEQEINTGRKVFNTSCGTCHAGGITKTNQNVGLDPETLALATPARDNVDALVDYMKDPTSYDGEYSIADLHPSMRDAELYPAMRDLTDEELRLMAGYILVAPKVQGTAWGGGKIYF from the coding sequence ATGGCCTCTCTTTTCTCCACACTGCAGCGATCCCTGAAGGGACTCCTCATCCTGGTTCCCGTGCTGATCGGGCTGGTGTTGGCGTCCCCGGCAGAGGCGGTTCGATGGGATGCCGAGACCCTCACCGTTCCTGGCAACCCTGAGGGCACTCAGGTGACCTTCAGCGAGCAAGAGATCAACACCGGCCGAAAGGTGTTCAACACAAGCTGCGGCACCTGCCACGCCGGTGGCATCACCAAGACCAACCAGAACGTGGGCCTCGATCCCGAGACCCTGGCCCTGGCCACACCGGCACGCGACAACGTCGATGCCCTGGTGGACTACATGAAGGACCCCACCTCCTATGACGGCGAATACAGCATTGCCGACCTGCACCCGAGCATGCGCGATGCCGAGCTCTATCCCGCCATGCGCGATCTCACCGATGAGGAACTGCGCCTGATGGCCGGATACATCCTGGTAGCTCCCAAGGTTCAGGGCACCGCCTGGGGCGGCGGCAAGATCTACTTCTGA
- the rnz gene encoding ribonuclease Z — MQVTFLGTSSGVPTRARNVSAVALRLPQRSEMWLFDCGEGTQHQFLRSDLRLSQLRRVFVTHMHGDHVFGLPGLLASLGLSGSCQDGVDLYGPDPLESFLKGALNTSSTRIGYPLQVHRSRPAAEQGTLLFEDDELTVRCTPLTHRVPAYAYRVDQKPLAGRFDIDKARSLGIPPGPVYAQLKRGESVTLEDGRVIDGTTLCGPERPGVSVMICTDTVFCDAAVELARGVDLLIHESTFAHAEAEMAFQKQHSTSTMAAQTAAEAGVGQLAITHLSPRYVPGNPVSPDDLLKEAQAIFPNTVLAKDFLSLDVKPCCNSS, encoded by the coding sequence GTGCAGGTCACCTTTCTCGGTACCAGTTCCGGAGTGCCCACGCGGGCGCGCAACGTCTCCGCCGTGGCGCTGCGTCTGCCCCAGCGATCGGAGATGTGGCTGTTCGACTGTGGCGAGGGCACCCAGCATCAGTTTCTGCGCAGCGATCTGCGCCTGTCGCAGCTGCGGCGGGTCTTTGTCACCCACATGCATGGTGATCACGTCTTCGGGCTGCCGGGATTGCTGGCCAGCCTGGGATTGTCCGGCTCCTGCCAGGACGGGGTGGATCTCTACGGCCCTGACCCGCTCGAGTCGTTTCTGAAGGGTGCGCTGAACACCAGCTCCACCCGCATCGGCTATCCGCTTCAGGTGCACCGCTCACGGCCGGCGGCTGAGCAGGGAACGCTGCTGTTCGAAGACGACGAGCTCACCGTGCGCTGCACCCCCCTGACCCACCGGGTGCCCGCTTACGCCTACCGGGTGGACCAAAAGCCCCTGGCGGGTCGGTTCGACATCGACAAAGCCCGGTCCCTCGGCATTCCGCCAGGGCCGGTGTATGCACAGCTGAAGCGGGGGGAGAGCGTCACCCTGGAGGACGGCCGCGTGATCGACGGCACCACCCTCTGCGGACCGGAGCGACCGGGGGTGAGCGTGATGATCTGCACCGACACCGTGTTCTGCGACGCCGCCGTTGAGCTGGCCCGAGGCGTGGATCTGCTCATCCATGAATCGACCTTCGCCCACGCTGAGGCGGAGATGGCCTTCCAGAAACAGCACTCCACCAGCACCATGGCGGCCCAGACCGCAGCTGAAGCCGGGGTGGGACAGCTGGCGATCACCCATCTCAGTCCCCGTTATGTGCCGGGCAACCCGGTCAGCCCCGACGACCTGTTGAAGGAAGCGCAGGCGATCTTCCCCAACACGGTCCTGGCCAAGGACTTCCTCAGCCTGGATGTGAAACCCTGCTGCAACAGTTCGTGA
- a CDS encoding SpoIID/LytB domain-containing protein: protein MRFAPIVALMGCAVVSAVAPPAAVPLGREPQMRVLVQEGSRLALRADGEQLFEVRGLPGGRRSLRRFVLRLRGGALVAELDGEQLRLPASSLLRVTSNDPRGIWLGQRRYRGELRLSGRGGQLRAVNALGIEAYLMSVVGSEMPHQWPLAALQAQAVAARTYALQQRSRGGGWDLKATVSSQVYLGVESETPSTRKAVASTRSLVLVHGGKLINAVFHSSSGGVTEASGMVWRNQLPYLVSVPDHDQHSPMHRWQERFDLEGLRQRLPETGGVNAVDVLSRTASGRVRQARLQGPRGSLLLSGADLRRRLGLKSTLVSFEMVQATAPAPPEPLPALQARPVRGRSRLAQLTAAVASPRPSLLGGHGRQRRHVVPGMQLLVTGQGHGHGVGMSQWGANGLARQGADFRTILSHYYRGADVMPYQPHHDSAVAQAWPSAPAWRG, encoded by the coding sequence GTGCGTTTCGCTCCGATCGTCGCCCTGATGGGCTGTGCCGTCGTCAGCGCTGTCGCTCCGCCAGCTGCTGTTCCCCTCGGGCGAGAGCCGCAGATGCGCGTGCTGGTGCAGGAAGGCTCGCGCCTGGCCCTGCGGGCCGATGGCGAGCAGTTGTTTGAGGTGCGTGGTCTGCCGGGGGGACGCCGCTCGTTGCGGCGGTTTGTGCTGCGTTTGCGCGGCGGAGCGCTGGTGGCGGAGCTGGATGGCGAGCAGCTACGACTTCCGGCCAGCAGCCTGCTTCGGGTGACTTCCAATGATCCCCGGGGCATCTGGCTGGGGCAGCGCCGTTACCGGGGCGAGTTGCGCCTCAGCGGCCGCGGCGGTCAGCTCAGGGCCGTCAACGCCCTCGGCATCGAGGCGTACCTGATGAGTGTGGTGGGCAGTGAGATGCCCCATCAATGGCCGCTGGCTGCCCTGCAGGCTCAGGCTGTTGCTGCGCGCACCTATGCCCTGCAGCAACGCAGCCGCGGGGGGGGCTGGGACCTGAAGGCCACGGTGTCTAGCCAGGTGTATCTCGGCGTCGAGTCCGAAACCCCGAGTACCCGCAAGGCTGTCGCCAGCACCCGCTCCCTGGTGCTGGTGCATGGGGGCAAGTTGATCAATGCTGTGTTCCACAGCAGTTCCGGTGGCGTCACGGAGGCCAGCGGCATGGTCTGGCGCAACCAGCTCCCCTACCTGGTGAGCGTGCCGGACCACGACCAGCACAGTCCGATGCATCGCTGGCAGGAGCGGTTCGATCTGGAGGGTCTCCGCCAACGGTTGCCGGAAACCGGTGGTGTGAATGCGGTTGATGTGCTGAGCCGCACTGCCAGTGGACGGGTGCGGCAGGCGCGGCTGCAGGGGCCGCGGGGGTCGTTGCTGCTCAGCGGCGCAGATCTCCGGCGCCGTCTGGGTCTCAAGAGCACCTTGGTGAGCTTTGAGATGGTTCAGGCCACGGCACCGGCACCCCCTGAACCCCTGCCAGCCCTACAAGCAAGGCCGGTTCGCGGTCGCTCCCGCCTGGCCCAGCTCACGGCAGCGGTGGCCAGTCCTCGCCCATCGCTGCTGGGGGGGCATGGCCGGCAGCGCCGGCATGTGGTGCCAGGGATGCAACTGCTGGTGACGGGCCAGGGCCATGGCCATGGCGTGGGGATGAGTCAGTGGGGGGCCAACGGCCTGGCCCGCCAGGGCGCTGACTTCCGCACGATCCTGAGCCATTACTACCGGGGGGCTGATGTGATGCCCTATCAACCCCATCACGATTCAGCGGTGGCGCAGGCCTGGCCATCGGCGCCAGCTTGGAGGGGTTGA
- a CDS encoding glucosamine-6-phosphate deaminase, whose protein sequence is MPSFFIDPDPPSSAVALCSRLVDELEQALRLNLEGPSARRPLGLATGRTMEPLYAALVERLLGWPSGDLAALRRSWCSFNLDEYLGLSAGDPRSYRSFMNAQLGRPLSLPKGALQLPDGQAADADAAALTFQAALNEQGGIGVQLLGLGSNGHVGFNEPPCGREQACRVVELSDATRRQNAGLFSGDPEAVPVRAITLGLKEILAAEQIHLVVTGREKAPILGRLLAMDQPDPALPASWLLEHPRVTLWADADALSLSLV, encoded by the coding sequence TTGCCCTCCTTCTTCATCGATCCGGATCCGCCGAGCTCCGCTGTGGCGTTGTGCTCAAGGCTGGTGGACGAGCTGGAGCAGGCTCTGCGCCTGAACCTGGAGGGTCCCTCGGCCCGTCGGCCTCTGGGGTTGGCCACCGGACGCACGATGGAGCCGCTGTATGCCGCGTTAGTGGAGCGCCTGCTGGGCTGGCCCTCAGGCGATCTCGCAGCCCTGCGGCGGAGCTGGTGCAGCTTCAATCTGGATGAGTACCTGGGGCTGTCAGCCGGTGATCCGCGCAGTTACCGGAGCTTCATGAACGCCCAGCTCGGACGCCCCCTGTCTCTTCCGAAGGGGGCCTTGCAGTTACCCGATGGACAGGCCGCCGATGCCGATGCTGCCGCCCTGACGTTTCAAGCCGCGCTGAACGAACAGGGCGGCATCGGGGTGCAGCTGCTGGGGCTGGGCAGCAATGGCCATGTGGGTTTCAACGAACCCCCCTGCGGTCGGGAGCAGGCCTGCCGGGTGGTGGAGCTCTCGGATGCGACGCGACGCCAGAACGCTGGCCTGTTCAGTGGTGATCCCGAGGCGGTGCCCGTCCGGGCCATCACCCTGGGGCTCAAGGAGATCCTGGCGGCTGAGCAGATCCATCTGGTGGTCACCGGCCGTGAGAAAGCGCCGATCCTTGGCCGACTGCTGGCCATGGATCAGCCCGATCCGGCATTACCGGCCAGTTGGTTGCTGGAGCATCCCCGGGTGACCCTCTGGGCCGATGCGGACGCCCTCTCGCTCTCCCTAGTTTGA
- a CDS encoding Nif11 family protein, giving the protein MSMKQLETFMSRVQSNDNIRDEVQRCGKDNSCVVKVAARHGHKFSPASLSRWQKDHG; this is encoded by the coding sequence ATGTCGATGAAGCAGCTGGAGACGTTCATGTCCCGAGTGCAGAGCAACGACAACATCCGTGATGAGGTGCAACGCTGCGGCAAGGACAACTCCTGTGTGGTGAAAGTGGCTGCCCGCCACGGCCACAAGTTCTCCCCCGCCAGCCTCAGCCGCTGGCAGAAGGACCACGGCTGA
- a CDS encoding YebC/PmpR family DNA-binding transcriptional regulator, which produces MAGHSKWSQIKRTKAVVDAKRGAVFTRLGREIMVAARDGADPSGNFQLRTAISKAKAAGVPAGNIERAIAKGSGQGGDGSQLEEVRYEGYGPAGMAVLVEALTDNRNRTAADLRLAFSKNGGNLGESGCVAYLFTHRSEVSIQATAADEDRLLESLLELDADGYELLEDGTATVHGPFTTLEALQDGLRQQGWTVREWGHSWSALTSVEISEIDTARQCLKLLDALDGLDDVRSVNANLNFDQDLELQAS; this is translated from the coding sequence ATGGCCGGCCACAGCAAATGGTCACAGATCAAACGCACCAAGGCCGTCGTTGACGCCAAACGGGGTGCGGTGTTCACCCGCCTCGGCCGCGAGATCATGGTGGCGGCACGGGATGGGGCGGACCCATCCGGAAACTTTCAGCTGCGCACAGCGATCAGCAAGGCCAAAGCCGCCGGGGTTCCTGCCGGCAACATCGAGCGGGCCATCGCCAAAGGCTCCGGCCAGGGGGGCGACGGCAGCCAGCTGGAGGAGGTGCGTTACGAGGGCTATGGCCCTGCCGGCATGGCCGTGCTGGTGGAAGCCCTCACGGACAACCGCAATCGCACAGCGGCCGATCTGCGACTGGCCTTCAGCAAGAACGGCGGCAACCTCGGTGAAAGTGGCTGCGTCGCTTACCTGTTCACGCACCGCAGCGAAGTGAGCATCCAGGCCACGGCTGCCGATGAGGATCGGCTGCTGGAAAGCCTGCTGGAACTCGACGCCGACGGCTATGAGCTGCTCGAGGACGGCACCGCGACTGTTCATGGACCCTTCACCACCCTGGAGGCCCTGCAGGACGGCCTGCGTCAGCAGGGCTGGACCGTGCGGGAATGGGGCCACAGCTGGTCAGCCCTGACCAGCGTTGAGATCAGCGAGATCGACACCGCCCGCCAGTGCCTCAAGTTGCTGGATGCCCTCGACGGACTGGACGACGTGCGCAGCGTCAACGCCAACCTGAACTTTGATCAAGATCTGGAGCTGCAAGCTTCATAG
- the truB gene encoding tRNA pseudouridine(55) synthase TruB, with protein MDGPFGFVVIDKPAGHTSHSCVSRLRRCYGLKRVGHGGTLDPAVTGVLPIALGPATRLLPYLPGDKTYRGVIQLGSITSSDDLEGELLRQAPWPDLQPEELEVALAPFRGPIQQRPPQVSAVHVDGERAHARARRGEQMVLPPRPVTIHRLQLLHWDPNQGQLTLEVHCSAGTYIRSLARDLGEQLGCGGCLAQLRRTQALGFLESQAQALPEADATPPPPLSPLLALEHLPRRQLTDSEEADWRCGRRLSLDPGPGDAVVVCNADGSMAGIGLRQEDDQLQPKVVFDASG; from the coding sequence TTGGACGGCCCCTTCGGCTTCGTGGTGATCGACAAACCCGCCGGCCACACCTCCCACAGCTGCGTCAGCCGTCTACGGCGCTGCTATGGCCTCAAACGGGTGGGCCACGGCGGCACCCTGGACCCTGCGGTGACAGGGGTTCTGCCGATCGCCCTCGGCCCCGCCACGCGGTTGCTGCCCTACCTCCCCGGGGACAAGACTTACCGGGGGGTGATCCAGCTCGGCAGCATCACCAGCAGCGACGACCTGGAGGGGGAGCTGCTGCGCCAGGCCCCCTGGCCCGACCTCCAGCCCGAGGAGCTGGAGGTCGCCCTTGCCCCGTTCCGTGGCCCGATCCAGCAACGCCCTCCCCAGGTATCGGCCGTTCATGTGGACGGCGAACGGGCCCACGCCCGCGCCCGGAGAGGGGAACAGATGGTCCTGCCGCCGCGGCCGGTGACCATCCATCGCCTCCAGCTGTTGCACTGGGACCCCAACCAGGGACAGCTGACCCTGGAGGTGCACTGCTCCGCCGGCACCTACATCCGCTCCCTCGCCAGGGATCTCGGCGAGCAACTGGGCTGCGGAGGCTGCCTGGCCCAGCTGCGCCGCACCCAGGCCCTCGGCTTCTTGGAATCCCAGGCCCAGGCCCTGCCGGAGGCGGACGCCACACCACCGCCCCCCCTGTCACCGCTGCTGGCCCTGGAGCACCTGCCCCGCCGTCAGCTCACTGACAGCGAGGAGGCCGACTGGCGCTGCGGCCGGCGACTCAGCCTGGACCCAGGCCCAGGCGACGCCGTGGTGGTCTGCAACGCCGACGGCAGCATGGCGGGCATCGGCCTGCGCCAGGAGGACGATCAACTGCAGCCCAAGGTGGTGTTTGATGCCAGCGGCTAG
- a CDS encoding class I SAM-dependent methyltransferase: protein MPQLRSSRDVDVSSFLEDGLAVKQHLSRYLELSLEQVEQRLPSSTDDLADLHPGAFRPEDATTFYEDTVGTGHLLELAAWHLSSADYIADTLRLQGMTARGQVLDFGGGIGTHALSAAALPQVDHVWFVDLNPHNQAFVEQRAAALGLSDKLSVHRDLESTGEVRFDTVVCLDVLEHLPDPSAQLQAFHQRMASDATALLNWYFFKGHDGEYPFHFDDPQLVDQFFTTLQGRFLEVFHQLLITARLYRPIA, encoded by the coding sequence ATGCCCCAGCTCCGCAGCAGCCGAGATGTGGATGTGTCCTCGTTTCTGGAGGACGGCCTGGCTGTGAAGCAGCACCTCAGCCGATATTTGGAGCTGTCGCTCGAGCAGGTGGAGCAGCGCTTGCCCAGCAGCACGGATGATCTGGCGGATCTGCACCCGGGTGCCTTCCGACCGGAGGACGCCACGACCTTCTACGAGGACACGGTGGGGACGGGCCATCTGCTTGAGCTGGCGGCCTGGCACCTCAGCAGTGCTGACTACATCGCCGACACCCTGCGACTGCAGGGGATGACCGCCCGGGGTCAGGTGCTCGACTTTGGTGGCGGCATCGGCACCCATGCCCTCTCGGCGGCGGCACTACCCCAGGTGGATCACGTCTGGTTCGTCGATCTGAACCCTCACAACCAGGCTTTTGTCGAGCAACGGGCGGCTGCTCTTGGCCTGTCCGACAAGCTCTCGGTGCATCGGGATCTGGAGTCCACCGGTGAGGTGCGTTTCGACACGGTGGTTTGCCTTGATGTACTGGAACATCTGCCCGATCCTTCCGCACAGCTGCAGGCGTTTCATCAGCGCATGGCGTCCGATGCCACGGCGTTGCTGAATTGGTACTTCTTCAAGGGGCACGACGGCGAATATCCCTTCCACTTCGATGATCCGCAGCTGGTTGATCAGTTCTTCACCACCTTGCAGGGACGGTTCCTTGAGGTATTTCACCAGTTATTGATCACAGCACGCCTGTATCGGCCGATTGCGTAG
- the rpmA gene encoding 50S ribosomal protein L27, translating to MAHKKGTGSTRNGRDSNAKRLGVKAYGGETVTAGSILIRQRGTSVLPGINVGIGKDDTLFALTAGVVKFETIRRGLRNRKRINITAAV from the coding sequence ATGGCACATAAGAAAGGCACAGGCTCCACACGCAACGGTCGCGATTCCAATGCCAAGCGCCTTGGCGTGAAGGCCTATGGCGGCGAAACCGTCACCGCCGGTTCGATCCTGATCCGTCAGCGCGGCACCTCGGTTCTGCCTGGCATCAACGTGGGCATCGGCAAGGACGACACCCTGTTTGCCCTCACCGCTGGCGTGGTGAAGTTCGAAACCATTCGCCGCGGCCTGCGCAACCGCAAACGGATCAACATCACTGCAGCTGTCTGA
- the rplU gene encoding 50S ribosomal protein L21, whose product MADTKTATPATDAEEATATPPAAAPSSEAYAIVEASGTQMWVQANRYYDVDRLHAEVDETIKLENVLMVKDSKGTTLGQPFVKDATVALKVMAHRRGPKVIVYKMRPKKKTRRKNGHRQELTRVMVESITVGGKAIS is encoded by the coding sequence ATGGCTGACACCAAAACCGCCACTCCCGCCACAGACGCGGAAGAAGCGACCGCCACCCCCCCTGCTGCAGCGCCTTCTTCTGAGGCCTACGCCATCGTCGAAGCCTCCGGCACACAGATGTGGGTCCAGGCCAACCGCTATTACGACGTTGATCGGCTTCACGCTGAAGTCGACGAGACCATCAAGCTCGAAAACGTTCTGATGGTGAAGGATTCCAAGGGAACCACCCTTGGACAGCCCTTTGTCAAAGACGCCACGGTGGCCCTGAAGGTGATGGCCCATCGCCGGGGTCCCAAGGTGATCGTGTACAAAATGCGCCCGAAAAAGAAGACGCGGCGCAAGAATGGCCACAGACAGGAACTCACCCGAGTGATGGTTGAATCCATCACCGTGGGCGGCAAGGCCATCAGCTGA
- a CDS encoding circadian clock protein KaiA, whose product MARPGLTIALLLTTPNLVDACQQWLPDTRYHSIVLSGPHQGQEQLDLVSTLEAQQEEIDAVVVEQQLLDASSRDQLLGRGLLFPAVVVGEMKGHVDYHAEELHLAEDQLAQLGYTVDAAISRFLRQGRADGRSDDDGLASVDKLSRRLQERLGYLGVFYKRDPSRFLGSLPTEERRELLESLQRTYRDLLISYFSDPAASNQALESFVNTAFFSDLPITRTVDIHVDQIDEFWKQLRLEGNKSEFLQDYRLALLDVMAHLCEMYRRSIPPDIPLSGLASGRHRREADLPDAPEVSS is encoded by the coding sequence ATGGCCAGGCCGGGCCTCACGATTGCCTTGCTGCTCACCACACCGAATCTGGTGGATGCCTGTCAGCAGTGGTTGCCGGACACGCGATACCACTCCATCGTCCTAAGCGGACCTCATCAGGGGCAGGAGCAGCTGGATCTGGTCAGCACCCTCGAGGCCCAGCAGGAGGAGATCGACGCGGTGGTGGTGGAGCAGCAGCTGCTGGATGCCAGCAGTCGCGACCAGCTGCTCGGCCGAGGGCTGTTGTTCCCCGCCGTTGTGGTGGGTGAGATGAAGGGCCATGTGGACTACCACGCCGAGGAGCTGCATCTCGCCGAAGATCAGCTGGCGCAGCTGGGCTACACGGTTGATGCCGCCATCTCACGCTTTCTGCGCCAGGGACGTGCCGATGGTCGATCTGACGACGATGGATTGGCATCTGTCGACAAGTTGTCCCGCCGTTTGCAGGAACGGCTCGGGTACCTCGGGGTCTTCTACAAGCGGGATCCATCTCGCTTTCTCGGCAGCCTTCCCACCGAGGAACGGCGCGAGTTGCTGGAGTCGCTGCAGCGCACCTACCGCGATCTGCTGATCAGTTATTTCAGCGACCCTGCCGCGTCAAACCAGGCGCTGGAGAGTTTTGTCAACACCGCCTTTTTCAGTGATCTGCCGATCACCAGAACCGTCGACATTCACGTTGATCAGATCGATGAGTTCTGGAAGCAGCTGCGGCTTGAAGGGAACAAGAGCGAATTTCTTCAGGATTACCGCCTTGCGCTTCTCGATGTGATGGCCCATTTGTGTGAGATGTACCGGCGCTCCATCCCGCCGGACATTCCGCTTTCCGGTTTGGCCTCTGGTCGACACCGACGGGAGGCTGATCTGCCGGATGCCCCAGAGGTGTCGTCATGA
- the kaiB gene encoding circadian clock protein KaiB, translating into MSPRKTYILKLYVAGNTPNSMRALKTLRNILETEFRGVYALKVIDVLKNPQLAEEDKILATPTLSKILPPPVRRIIGDLSDRERVLIGLDLLYDELADNAFSSG; encoded by the coding sequence ATGAGCCCACGCAAGACCTACATCCTCAAGCTCTACGTCGCCGGAAACACGCCGAATTCGATGCGTGCCCTCAAAACGCTGCGCAACATCCTTGAAACCGAGTTCCGCGGCGTTTACGCCCTGAAGGTGATTGACGTTCTCAAAAATCCCCAGCTTGCTGAGGAAGACAAGATCCTTGCTACTCCCACCCTTTCGAAGATCCTTCCGCCGCCGGTGCGCCGCATCATCGGTGATCTGTCGGATCGTGAGCGGGTGCTGATCGGCCTCGATCTGCTGTACGACGAATTGGCCGACAACGCCTTCAGTTCCGGCTAG